The following are from one region of the Capsicum annuum cultivar UCD-10X-F1 chromosome 1, UCD10Xv1.1, whole genome shotgun sequence genome:
- the LOC107865691 gene encoding osmotin-like protein OSML15, with translation MSHLTTCLVFFLLAFVTYTYASGVFEVHNNCPYTVWAAATPVGGGKRLERGQSWWFWAPPGTKMARIWGRTNCNFDGAGRGWCQTGDCGGVLECKGWGKPPNTLAEYALNQFSNLDFWDISVIDGFNIPMSFGPTKPGPGKCHPIQCVANINGECPGSLRVPGGCNNPCTTFGGQQYCCTQGPCGPTDLSRFFKQRCPDAYSYPQDDPTSTFTCQSWTTDYKVMFCPYGSTHNETSSFPLELTTSTHEVGLIK, from the coding sequence ATGAGTCACTTGACAACTTGTTTAGTGTTCTTCCTCCTTGCCTTTGTGACTTACACTTATGCATCTGGTGTATTTGAGGTCCACAACAACTGCCCTTACACCGTATGGGCCGCAGCAACCCCGGTGGGTGGTGGCAAACGTCTCGAGAGAGGTCAGAGTTGGTGGTTCTGGGCCCCGCCGGGCACTAAAATGGCACGTATATGGGGTCGTACTAATTGCAACTTTGATGGTGCTGGTAGAGGTTGGTGCCAGACTGGTGATTGTGGTGGGGTCTTAGAATGCAAAGGTTGGGGTAAACCACCAAACACCTTAGCTGAATACGCCTTGAACCAATTCAGCAACCTAGATTTCTGGGACATTTCAGTAATCGATGGATTCAACATCCCTATGTCTTTTGGACCAACTAAGCCTGGGCCTGGAAAATGTCATCCAATTCAATGTGTTGCTAATATAAATGGTGAATGCCCTGGTTCACTTAGGGTACCTGGTGGATGTAACAACCCATGTACCACATTTGGAGGACAACAATATTGTTGCACCCAAGGTCCATGTGGTCCAACAGACTTGTCAAGATTTTTCAAACAAAGATGTCCTGATGCATATAGTTACCCTCAAGATGATCCAACAAGTACATTTACTTGCCAAAGTTGGACTACTGATTACAAAGTTATGTTCTGTCCTTATGGTTCTACTCACAATGAAACATCAAGTTTCCCATTGGAGTTGACTACAAGTACTCATGAAGTTGGCTTAATTAAGTAG